A genomic stretch from Telopea speciosissima isolate NSW1024214 ecotype Mountain lineage chromosome 7, Tspe_v1, whole genome shotgun sequence includes:
- the LOC122667728 gene encoding ATP-dependent 6-phosphofructokinase 6-like: MKSISSSSSIAVPKFRCFDPSNGHPVSNSNYHYLNSSSVMNSNSNSKNTTASGESMESSSKSERKIVTGEFGYILEDVPHFTDYIPNLPTYPNPLQDNPAYSVVKQYFVNADDTVTQKIVVHKNSPRGTHFRRAGPRQKVYFESDEVRACIVTCGGLCPGLNTVIREIVCGLHHMYGVNKVLGIEGGYRGFYSRNTVTLTPKVVNDIHKRGGTILGTSRGGHDTAKIVDSIQDRGINQVYIIGGDGTQKGAFLIFQEIKRRGLKVAVAGIPKTIDNDISVIDKSFGFDTAVEEAQRAINAAHVESESIENGVGVVKLMGRNSGFIAMYATLASRDVDCCLIPESPFYLDGPGGLFEFMEKRLKEHGHMVIVIAEGAGQDLVSESMKSEQQDASGNKLLQDVGLWISEQIKDHFKKRSKLSINLKYIDPTYMIRAVPSIASDNVYCTLLAQSAVHGAMAGYTGFIVGPVNGRHAYIPFYRVTEMQNKVVITDRMWARLLSSTNQPSFLRDKDVQEAKKEEEPPTQVLDGENSVANGNGTLDRTVSHLKD, translated from the exons ATGAAATCCATCTCTAGTTCTTCTTCCATAGCTGTTCCTAAATTTCGTTGCTTTGATCCTTCTAATGGTCATCCTGTTTCCAATTCTAATTACCATTACCTCAACTCTTCCTCTGTTATGAATTCCAATTCAAATTCTAAGAATACCACCGCTTCAGGAGAATCCATGGAATCCTCCTCCAAATCAGAACGCAAGATCGTCACCGGTGAATTCGGATACATACTCGAAGATGTTCCCCACTTTACTGATTACATCCCTAATCTCCCT ACCTATCCCAATCCATTGCAAGACAATCCTGCATACTCTGTTGTTAA GCAATATTTCGTTAACGCGGATGATACAGTCACACAGAAG ATTGTTGTTCACAAGAATAGTCCAAGAGGAACACATTTTCGACGTGCTGGACCACGTCAAAAG GTGTATTTTGAGTCGGATGAAGTGCGTGCCTGTATCGTAACATGTGGTGGTCTTTGCCCTGGGCTTAACACAGTCATTAGGGAAATAGTGTGTGGCCTTCACCACATGTACGGTGTGAACAAAGTGCTTGGGATAGAG GGAGGATACAGGGGTTTTTATTCTCGAAATACTGTTACTTTAACACCCAAAGTTGTCAATGACATTCATAAACGTGGTGGCACCATCCTTGGTACATCACGAGGAGGACATGATACCGCAAAGATAGTGGACAGCATTCAGGACCGTGGCATCAATCAG GTGTATATAATTGGAGGAGATGGGACTCAAAAAGGGGCATTCTTAATTTTTCAG GAAATTAAAAGGCGTGGTCTCAAGGTTGCAGTTGCAGGAATCCCTAAAACAATTGATAATGATATTTCG GTTATTGACAAGTCCTTTGGGTTTGACACTGCGGTTGAAGAAGCTCAGCGTGCCATTAATGCAGCACATGTTGAATCTGAAAGTATTGAGAATGGTGTTGGTGTGGTGAAGTTGATGGGTCGCAATAGTG GGTTCATTGCAATGTATGCCACTCTTGCCAGCCGAGATGTAGACTGTTGCTTGATACCGGAGTCACCATTTTATCTTGATGGACCTGGTGGGCTTTTTGAATTCATGGAGAAACGGCTTAAAGAACATGGGCACATGGTTATTGTTATAGCTGAGGGCGCTGGACAGGATCTTGTTTCTGAAAGCATGAAATCCGAGCAGCAGGATGCCTCAGGAAACAAGCTACTGCAAGATGTCGGTCTGTGGATATCCGAGCAGATCAAG GATCatttcaaaaaaagaagtaagCTGTCCATCAATCTCAAATATATAG ATCCTACGTACATGATCCGTGCGGTTCCAAGCATTGCATCCGACAACGTCTACTGCACACTGCTTGCTCAAAGTGCTGTCCATGGTGCAATGGCAGGGTACACAGGCTTTATAGTTGGACCTGTCAATGGAAGACATGCTTACATACCCTTCTAT CGTGTGACGGAGATGCAGAACAAGGTTGTGATAACTGACAGGATGTGGGCAAGACTGTTGTCATCAACAAATCAACCAAGCTTCTTGCGTGATAAAGATGTCCAGGAAgccaagaaagaggaagaaccacCTACACAAGTGTTGGATGGAGAAAACTCTGTGGCGAATGGCAATGGCACGTTAGATAGGACAGTGAGTCATCTGAAGGACTGA